One Streptomyces sp. L2 genomic window carries:
- a CDS encoding CYTH and CHAD domain-containing protein, with amino-acid sequence MAEAHREIERKYESSDSGLPDLTGTAGIAAVLDKGLVELDATYYDTPDQRLTAASLTLRRRTGGADAGWHLKFPVAPGVRDEIQAPLSDTVPDGIAALVRSRVRGAELIPVVRLRSARDVRHLVDADGTLLAEASVDTVTADRLTAAGGTAQWTEIEVELADGGDPAFLDQVEKRLRKAGVRPSASASKLARALTETSEDRRTTGRRKAPKDKASKPPATAGDHVLRYLRAQRDALVALDPAVRRDVPDSVHRMRVATRRARGTLRTFRAVLDRTATAQVAVELKWLAGELGVDRDQEVLAERLTSALDALPPHLVHGPVQDRLGTWARARHHSTHGHVTAVLDSRRYLTLLDTLDALLTDPPLRRAAAKKPEKVLDKAVREDVAKLAGLVERAIARPPGEERDLALHEARKKAKRTRYAAEAAAPALGDPADALARAAKALTTLLGDHQDGVMARRTLRELAAVAHAAGESTFTYGVLYGGQEARAAAAEADLPAAWERIRSGAYG; translated from the coding sequence ATGGCGGAAGCCCACCGTGAGATCGAGCGCAAATACGAGTCCAGCGACAGCGGCCTCCCCGACCTGACCGGCACCGCCGGCATCGCGGCCGTGCTCGACAAGGGCCTGGTCGAGCTGGACGCCACCTACTACGACACCCCCGACCAGAGACTGACCGCCGCGTCCCTCACCCTGCGCCGCCGCACCGGAGGCGCGGACGCCGGCTGGCACCTGAAGTTCCCGGTCGCCCCCGGCGTCCGGGACGAGATCCAGGCGCCCCTCTCCGACACCGTCCCCGACGGCATCGCCGCCCTGGTCCGCTCCCGGGTCCGGGGCGCCGAGCTGATCCCGGTCGTCCGGCTCCGCTCGGCCCGCGACGTGCGCCACCTCGTCGACGCCGACGGCACCCTCCTCGCGGAGGCCAGTGTCGACACGGTGACGGCGGACCGGCTCACCGCAGCGGGCGGCACGGCCCAGTGGACCGAGATCGAGGTCGAACTCGCCGACGGCGGTGACCCGGCCTTCCTCGACCAGGTGGAGAAGCGGCTGCGCAAGGCGGGCGTACGCCCTTCCGCCTCGGCGTCGAAGCTGGCCCGCGCCCTGACGGAGACCAGCGAAGACCGCCGTACCACCGGCCGCCGCAAGGCACCGAAAGACAAGGCGTCCAAGCCCCCGGCCACGGCGGGCGACCACGTCCTGCGCTACCTCCGCGCCCAGCGCGACGCACTCGTCGCGCTGGATCCCGCCGTCCGCCGGGACGTACCCGACTCCGTGCACCGGATGCGGGTCGCCACCCGCCGGGCACGCGGCACCCTGCGCACCTTCCGCGCGGTCCTCGACCGCACCGCCACCGCCCAGGTCGCCGTCGAGCTGAAGTGGCTGGCCGGCGAGCTGGGCGTCGACCGGGACCAGGAAGTGCTGGCCGAACGCCTGACGTCCGCCCTCGACGCGCTGCCGCCCCACCTGGTCCACGGCCCCGTCCAGGACCGCCTCGGCACCTGGGCCCGCGCCCGGCACCACAGCACCCACGGGCACGTCACCGCCGTACTCGACTCCCGCCGCTACCTGACCCTCCTCGACACCCTGGACGCCCTCCTCACCGACCCGCCCCTGCGCCGGGCCGCCGCGAAGAAACCGGAGAAGGTGCTGGACAAGGCCGTACGCGAGGACGTGGCGAAGCTCGCCGGACTGGTCGAACGGGCCATCGCCCGGCCGCCCGGCGAGGAACGCGACCTCGCCCTGCACGAGGCTCGCAAGAAGGCCAAGCGCACCCGGTACGCGGCCGAGGCGGCCGCCCCCGCCCTCGGTGATCCGGCGGACGCCCTCGCCCGCGCCGCCAAGGCCTTGACCACCCTCCTCGGTGACCACCAGGACGGCGTCATGGCCCGCCGTACCCTGCGCGAGCTGGCCGCGGTGGCGCACGCGGCGGGGGAGAGCACGTTCACGTACGGGGTGCTGTACGGCGGACAGGAGGCCCGGGCCGCGGCGGCCGAGGCGGATCTGCCCGCGGCCTGGGAACGGATCCGCTCGGGGGCGTACGGCTGA
- a CDS encoding TIGR03960 family B12-binding radical SAM protein, whose translation MPAEAAEAVESVFPQLEALLPHVQKPIQYVGGELNSTVKEWDSCDVRWALMYPDAYEVGLPNQGVQILYEVLNEQDGVLAERTYSVWPDLEALMREHGVPQFTVDSHRRVKAFDVFGLSFSTELGYTNMLTALDLAGIPLESRDRTLDDPIVLAGGHAAFNPEPIADFIDAAVIGDGEQAVLDMTRIIREWKAEGRPGGREEVLFRLAKTGGVYIPAFYDVEYLPDGRIGRVVPNKSGVPWRVSKHTVMDLDEWPYPKQPLVPLAETVHERMSVEIFRGCTRGCRFCQAGMITRPVRERSITGIGEMVDKGLKATGFEEVGLLSLSSADHTEIGDIAKGLADRYEDDKIGLSLPSTRVDAFNIDLANELTRNGRRSGLTFAPEGGSERIRKVINKMVSEDDLIRTVATAYGNGWRQVKLYFMCGLPTETDDDVLQIADMATRVIAKGREVSGSNDIRCTVSIGGFVPKPHTPFQWAPQLSAAETDERLAKLRDKIRGDKKYGRSIGFRYHDGKPGIVEGLLSRGDRRLGAVIRAVYDDGGRFDGWREHFSYDRWMACADKALAPSGVDVDWYTTRERTYEEVLPWDHLDSGLDKDWLWEDWQDALDETEVDDCRWTPCFDCGVCPQLSTSIQIGPTGKKLLPLTVKKSTPTS comes from the coding sequence ATGCCTGCCGAAGCCGCCGAGGCTGTTGAGTCTGTGTTTCCGCAGCTTGAAGCGCTGCTCCCGCATGTGCAGAAGCCCATCCAGTACGTCGGCGGAGAACTGAACTCCACGGTCAAGGAGTGGGACTCCTGTGACGTGCGCTGGGCACTGATGTACCCGGACGCCTACGAGGTCGGCTTGCCCAACCAGGGCGTGCAGATCCTCTACGAGGTGCTCAACGAACAGGACGGCGTCCTCGCCGAGCGCACCTACAGCGTGTGGCCCGACCTGGAGGCGCTGATGCGGGAGCACGGCGTCCCGCAGTTCACCGTCGACAGCCACCGCCGGGTGAAGGCCTTCGACGTGTTCGGCCTGTCCTTCTCCACCGAGCTGGGCTACACCAACATGCTCACCGCCCTGGACCTGGCCGGCATCCCGCTGGAGTCCAGGGACCGCACGCTGGACGACCCGATCGTCCTGGCCGGCGGCCACGCGGCGTTCAACCCCGAGCCGATCGCCGACTTCATCGACGCGGCGGTCATCGGCGACGGCGAGCAGGCCGTCCTCGACATGACGCGGATCATCCGCGAGTGGAAGGCCGAGGGGCGCCCCGGCGGCCGCGAGGAGGTCCTGTTCCGCCTCGCGAAGACCGGCGGGGTCTACATCCCCGCCTTCTACGACGTCGAGTACCTCCCCGACGGCCGCATCGGCCGCGTGGTCCCCAACAAGAGCGGCGTCCCCTGGCGGGTCTCCAAGCACACCGTCATGGACCTGGACGAGTGGCCGTACCCCAAGCAGCCGCTGGTCCCGCTCGCCGAGACGGTCCACGAGCGCATGTCGGTGGAGATCTTCCGCGGCTGCACGCGCGGCTGCCGCTTCTGCCAGGCCGGCATGATCACGCGCCCGGTGCGCGAGCGCTCCATCACGGGCATCGGCGAGATGGTCGACAAGGGCCTGAAGGCGACCGGCTTCGAGGAGGTCGGCCTCCTCTCCCTGTCCTCCGCCGACCACACCGAGATCGGCGACATCGCCAAGGGCCTGGCCGACCGCTACGAGGACGACAAGATCGGCCTCTCGCTGCCCTCCACCCGCGTCGACGCGTTCAACATCGACCTGGCCAACGAGCTGACCCGCAACGGCCGCCGCTCCGGCCTGACCTTCGCCCCCGAGGGCGGCTCCGAGCGCATCCGCAAGGTCATCAACAAGATGGTCTCGGAGGACGACCTCATCCGCACCGTCGCCACCGCCTACGGCAACGGCTGGCGGCAGGTGAAGCTGTACTTCATGTGCGGCCTGCCGACCGAGACCGACGACGACGTCCTGCAGATCGCCGACATGGCCACCCGGGTCATCGCCAAGGGCCGCGAGGTCTCCGGCTCCAACGACATCCGCTGCACGGTCTCCATCGGCGGCTTCGTGCCCAAGCCCCACACCCCCTTCCAGTGGGCGCCCCAGCTCTCCGCCGCCGAGACCGACGAGCGCCTCGCCAAGCTCCGCGACAAGATCCGCGGCGACAAGAAGTACGGCCGCTCGATCGGCTTCCGCTACCACGACGGCAAGCCCGGCATCGTCGAGGGCCTCCTCTCCCGCGGCGACCGCCGCCTCGGCGCCGTCATCCGCGCCGTCTACGACGACGGCGGCCGCTTCGACGGCTGGCGCGAGCACTTCTCCTACGACCGCTGGATGGCCTGCGCCGACAAGGCCCTCGCCCCCTCCGGCGTCGACGTCGACTGGTACACCACCCGCGAGCGCACCTACGAGGAAGTCCTCCCCTGGGACCACCTCGACTCCGGCCTCGACAAGGACTGGCTCTGGGAGGACTGGCAGGACGCCCTCGACGAAACAGAGGTCGACGACTGCCGCTGGACCCCGTGCTTCGACTGCGGGGTGTGTCCTCAACTGTCCACCTCCATCCAGATCGGCCCGACCGGCAAGAAGCTGCTCCCGCTGACCGTCAAGAAGTCGACTCCGACCAGCTGA
- a CDS encoding recombinase family protein, with translation MEAHWTAADLALLEELKRAEALLPEDAPRALLSIRLSVLTDETTSPARQELDLRVLARERGCRVIGVASDLNVSATKVPPWKRKELGDWLNNRSPEFDEILFWQLDRFVRRLSDLSMMIEWSRKRGKNLVSKNDSLDLTTPAGKFMVTIIGGVAEIEAANTSTRVTSLWDYARSQENWLVGKPTYGYVTDEDDTGKVVLAVDPEAHKALHWARRMALRGRSARFMVRCLKRSGLMSQGLTVATLLRRLRNPALLGYRVEQDRNGGQRRSKPVLGRDGSPIRIAPPVFTEEEFQTLGAALDKRKKNQPPRRVGGATQFLGVLLCADCKTNMTVQITNNTHGTYQYLRCRNCKSGGLGAPNPERVYQRLVEDVLKVLGDFPVEVRQYAEGTEARREIKRLQESVASHMKELEPGGRYTRTQFTKEQAEATLDRFITELGAIDPETTKDRWVNIDGGKTFREHWQEGGMEAMSADLHRVGIRCEVTRAKVPKIRAPEVYLRLLIPKDVRERLVIREDDFARTV, from the coding sequence GTGGAAGCCCACTGGACCGCAGCCGACCTCGCGCTGTTGGAGGAGCTGAAGCGGGCTGAGGCCCTGCTTCCCGAGGATGCTCCTCGGGCACTCCTGTCGATCCGGTTATCGGTTTTGACGGACGAGACGACGTCCCCTGCACGTCAGGAGCTCGATCTCCGCGTCCTCGCCAGAGAACGGGGGTGCCGAGTCATTGGTGTCGCTTCGGATCTCAATGTGTCGGCGACGAAGGTTCCGCCATGGAAACGCAAGGAACTCGGCGACTGGTTGAACAACCGCTCCCCCGAGTTCGACGAGATCCTGTTCTGGCAGCTCGATCGCTTCGTACGTCGCCTGTCCGATCTCTCGATGATGATCGAGTGGAGCCGGAAGCGCGGAAAGAACCTGGTGTCGAAGAACGACAGCCTTGACCTCACGACGCCGGCCGGAAAGTTCATGGTCACGATCATCGGTGGCGTCGCCGAGATCGAAGCGGCCAACACCTCCACGCGCGTCACAAGCCTGTGGGACTACGCGAGGTCTCAGGAAAACTGGCTCGTCGGGAAGCCGACGTACGGCTACGTCACGGACGAGGACGACACGGGGAAGGTCGTTCTCGCCGTCGATCCCGAGGCGCACAAGGCCCTGCACTGGGCTCGGCGGATGGCGCTGCGGGGACGCTCGGCCCGGTTCATGGTGCGCTGCCTTAAGCGGTCGGGCCTCATGAGCCAAGGGCTCACCGTGGCGACGCTACTCCGCCGCCTCCGCAACCCCGCACTCCTCGGCTACCGCGTGGAGCAGGACAGGAACGGGGGACAGCGACGTTCGAAGCCAGTACTCGGCAGGGATGGCAGCCCGATCAGAATCGCTCCCCCTGTCTTCACCGAAGAGGAGTTTCAGACCCTCGGCGCCGCTCTCGACAAACGCAAGAAGAACCAGCCTCCGCGCCGTGTCGGTGGAGCGACACAGTTCCTCGGGGTCCTCCTGTGCGCCGACTGCAAGACGAACATGACGGTTCAGATCACGAACAACACGCACGGGACTTACCAGTACCTGCGGTGCCGCAACTGCAAGAGCGGCGGCCTCGGAGCACCCAACCCCGAGCGGGTCTACCAGCGCCTGGTGGAAGACGTGCTCAAGGTTCTCGGTGACTTCCCCGTCGAGGTTCGCCAGTACGCGGAGGGTACGGAGGCACGAAGGGAGATCAAGCGCCTGCAGGAGTCCGTCGCTTCGCATATGAAGGAGCTGGAACCCGGGGGCCGGTATACGAGGACACAGTTCACAAAGGAGCAGGCGGAGGCAACACTCGACAGGTTCATCACGGAACTCGGAGCGATCGACCCGGAGACCACGAAGGACCGATGGGTCAACATCGACGGCGGCAAGACGTTCCGTGAGCACTGGCAGGAAGGCGGCATGGAGGCCATGTCCGCGGACCTGCACCGGGTCGGAATCCGCTGTGAGGTCACCCGCGCGAAGGTGCCGAAAATCCGGGCCCCTGAGGTTTACCTCCGACTACTGATCCCGAAGGACGTACGCGAACGCCTAGTGATCCGAGAGGACGATTTCGCGCGAACCGTCTGA
- a CDS encoding serine hydrolase → MAGRSRGRRLGRRGRMGVAGVYLGVLGLAVPGCAGMDAAADSPSPTASLAATPPRQPPPQLTEAQVNTAVGKLDGLVENAMRDTGVPGVAVGVVYRDKVVYHKGFGVRELGKSAKVDSGTVFQLASLSKPLASTVVSGAVGQKVIGWDERIASHDSGFALKDSYVTGNVTVADLFSHRSGLPDHAGDLLQDLGYSRDDILHRLRLEPLTPFRASYAYTNYGLTEAGETVAGAAKTSWPKLADKTLFEPLGMDHSSYERADYDKAGDKASAHVEVDGHWKRSTTENADSQAPAGGASSSVDDLDKWMRLQLDDGKFDGKQVIDAAALNETRVPHSIASPPLASAGEPGFYGLGWNVRYDELGRLRLSHSGAFELGAATSVTLLPGERLGIVVLTNGQPIGVPEAVSAAFLDIAQNGRQTVDWLPFYRKVVQAAAYTGISPTNYAKPPKNATPAKADDVYTGTYANDYYGPLTVTSDDKGHFSMTLGPDKMSFPLTHYTGDTFSYQTRGENAVGLSGVTFHTRSGKATSVTIEHLDANKLGTFTR, encoded by the coding sequence ATGGCGGGTCGGAGTCGCGGGAGAAGGCTGGGCCGGCGGGGGCGGATGGGCGTCGCCGGGGTGTACCTCGGGGTGCTCGGGCTCGCCGTGCCGGGGTGCGCCGGGATGGATGCGGCCGCCGACAGTCCGTCGCCCACCGCCTCGCTCGCGGCCACGCCACCGAGGCAGCCGCCGCCCCAGCTGACCGAGGCCCAGGTGAACACGGCTGTCGGCAAGCTCGACGGGCTGGTGGAGAACGCCATGCGGGACACCGGGGTGCCCGGTGTCGCCGTGGGTGTCGTGTACCGGGACAAGGTCGTGTACCACAAGGGCTTCGGCGTCCGTGAGCTGGGCAAGAGCGCCAAGGTCGACTCGGGGACGGTGTTCCAGCTGGCGTCGCTGTCCAAGCCGCTGGCGTCGACTGTGGTGTCCGGGGCCGTGGGGCAGAAGGTCATCGGATGGGACGAGCGGATCGCCTCGCACGATTCGGGGTTCGCGCTCAAGGACTCGTACGTGACCGGCAATGTGACGGTCGCCGACCTGTTCTCGCACCGCAGTGGACTGCCCGACCACGCCGGTGACCTGCTCCAGGACCTGGGGTACTCGCGCGACGACATCCTCCACCGGCTGCGGCTGGAACCGCTCACCCCGTTCCGGGCCAGCTACGCCTACACCAACTACGGCCTCACCGAGGCGGGGGAGACGGTGGCCGGCGCGGCGAAGACAAGCTGGCCGAAGCTGGCGGACAAGACGCTGTTCGAGCCGCTGGGCATGGACCACTCCAGCTACGAGCGCGCCGACTACGACAAGGCCGGCGACAAGGCGTCCGCCCACGTCGAGGTCGACGGCCACTGGAAGCGCTCCACCACGGAGAACGCCGACAGCCAGGCACCCGCGGGCGGCGCCAGTTCGAGCGTCGACGACCTCGACAAGTGGATGCGCCTCCAGCTGGACGACGGGAAGTTCGACGGGAAGCAGGTGATCGACGCGGCCGCCCTGAACGAGACCCGCGTCCCGCACTCGATCGCCTCGCCCCCGCTCGCGTCGGCCGGGGAGCCCGGCTTCTACGGGCTCGGCTGGAACGTCCGCTACGACGAACTGGGCCGGCTGCGCCTCAGCCATTCCGGTGCCTTCGAGCTGGGCGCCGCGACCTCGGTGACGCTGCTGCCCGGCGAACGGCTCGGCATCGTCGTGCTGACGAACGGACAGCCCATCGGCGTGCCCGAGGCGGTGTCCGCCGCGTTCCTCGACATCGCCCAGAACGGCAGGCAGACCGTCGACTGGCTGCCGTTCTACCGGAAGGTGGTGCAGGCCGCCGCGTACACGGGCATCTCCCCGACGAACTACGCCAAGCCGCCCAAGAACGCCACACCCGCCAAGGCCGACGACGTCTACACGGGCACCTACGCCAACGACTACTACGGCCCGCTCACCGTCACGAGTGACGACAAGGGCCACTTCAGCATGACGCTGGGCCCGGACAAGATGTCGTTCCCCCTGACGCACTACACGGGCGACACGTTCAGCTACCAGACCCGGGGCGAGAACGCCGTCGGCCTCTCCGGCGTCACCTTCCACACCCGCTCCGGCAAGGCCACGAGCGTCACCATCGAGCACCTCGACGCCAACAAACTGGGCACCTTCACCCGCTGA
- the dacB gene encoding D-alanyl-D-alanine carboxypeptidase/D-alanyl-D-alanine-endopeptidase, with amino-acid sequence MAIPRRGRARLVYGVVGLCAVLLAAATSGCSVGAADAAGNPVDPRIQKIMDKPEYRHGQFGILVVDQDSGRTVTSLNPERLFTPGSTTKLFTLSTAWDTFGSDHRTTTPVYAQGKVDSGALDGNLVLVGSGDLTMGGRTKPDGTLDYRPVDHTYANAVPGHATLTPENPLAGLDSLAKQVRDAGITHVKGDVVVDDRLFRPDPELTTDPTPVIINDNVIDILSTPTTPGQKAKFTWRPQTARNSVSYDVKTVAKGKPTNITATMGDDGVIKVTGTLAADADPWLAIAQVPDPAAFARTAFIEALDRAGVTVDADATGPDPAPPARKPSGDPVAKLVSAPFSQEATLILKVSHNLGADLMVCMLAVQRGSTNCEDGFASIHAFDDKVGVDPAQASQGDGQGGVDADLFTPSAFIPLLKYWTTRPEAKEFREALPVLGSSGDLALFGTDSPSKGKVFAKTGTRATGDALTGQALVNARAMAGYLDVGGGHYQLFAVMFNDALVDSEDAVLSIASDVAQISALLQQDGAKSESSSP; translated from the coding sequence ATGGCGATACCTAGAAGGGGCCGGGCGCGGCTCGTGTACGGAGTGGTGGGGCTGTGCGCGGTGCTGCTGGCGGCGGCGACCAGCGGGTGCAGTGTGGGGGCCGCCGACGCGGCCGGGAATCCCGTCGATCCGCGGATCCAGAAGATCATGGACAAGCCGGAGTACCGGCACGGGCAGTTCGGGATCCTGGTGGTCGACCAGGACAGCGGGCGTACCGTCACCTCGCTGAACCCCGAGCGGCTGTTCACGCCCGGCTCGACGACCAAGCTGTTCACGCTGTCGACCGCCTGGGACACGTTCGGCAGCGACCACCGCACCACCACGCCGGTGTACGCGCAGGGGAAGGTCGACTCCGGGGCGCTCGACGGGAACCTGGTGCTGGTCGGCTCGGGCGACCTGACGATGGGCGGCCGGACCAAGCCGGACGGCACGCTCGACTACCGGCCCGTCGACCACACCTACGCCAACGCCGTGCCCGGCCATGCCACGCTGACCCCGGAGAACCCGCTGGCCGGCCTGGACAGCCTGGCCAAGCAGGTGCGGGACGCCGGGATCACTCACGTCAAGGGGGACGTCGTCGTCGACGACCGGCTGTTCCGGCCGGACCCCGAACTCACCACGGACCCGACGCCGGTCATCATCAACGACAACGTCATCGACATCCTCAGCACCCCCACCACCCCCGGCCAGAAGGCCAAGTTCACCTGGCGCCCGCAGACCGCGCGGAACTCGGTGTCGTACGACGTGAAGACCGTCGCGAAGGGCAAGCCCACCAATATCACCGCCACCATGGGGGACGACGGCGTCATCAAGGTGACCGGGACGTTGGCCGCCGACGCCGACCCGTGGCTGGCCATCGCGCAGGTCCCGGACCCGGCGGCGTTCGCCCGCACCGCGTTCATCGAGGCCCTGGACCGGGCGGGCGTCACCGTGGACGCCGACGCGACCGGCCCCGATCCGGCGCCCCCGGCCCGCAAGCCGAGCGGCGACCCCGTCGCCAAGCTGGTCTCCGCGCCCTTCTCGCAGGAGGCCACGCTGATCCTGAAGGTCAGCCACAACCTGGGCGCGGACCTGATGGTGTGCATGCTCGCCGTCCAGCGCGGCAGCACGAACTGCGAGGACGGCTTCGCCTCCATCCACGCCTTCGACGACAAGGTCGGCGTCGACCCGGCCCAGGCGTCCCAAGGAGACGGGCAGGGCGGGGTCGACGCCGACCTGTTCACCCCCAGCGCCTTCATCCCGTTGCTGAAGTACTGGACGACCCGGCCGGAGGCCAAGGAGTTCCGGGAGGCGCTGCCCGTGCTCGGCAGCAGCGGTGACCTGGCGCTGTTCGGTACGGACAGCCCGTCCAAGGGCAAGGTGTTCGCCAAGACCGGCACCCGCGCGACCGGCGACGCCCTCACCGGTCAGGCGTTGGTCAACGCCCGTGCGATGGCCGGGTACCTGGACGTCGGCGGCGGCCATTACCAGCTGTTCGCCGTGATGTTCAACGACGCCCTCGTGGACTCGGAGGACGCGGTGCTGTCCATCGCCTCCGACGTGGCGCAGATTTCCGCGCTCCTCCAGCAGGACGGAGCGAAGTCGGAGTCCAGCAGCCCCTGA
- a CDS encoding TIGR03936 family radical SAM-associated protein, which produces MQRIRLRYTKRGRLRFTSHRDFQRAFERALRRAEVPMAYSAGFTPHPKVSYANAAPTGTGSEAEFLEIALTAPRDPETLRALLDESLPPGLDVVDAVEARTSGLADRLTASVWELRLDGVDPIDAARAVEAFTKAETVEVQRMTKNGVRTFDARPAVVGLESLPGAETHSSRADRPTDQPCAILRLVVRHVTPAVRPDDVLSGLRAVADLAPPVPAAVTRLAQGLLDEETGTVTDPLAPDREAAPAPMAAPAAAATAPTPEGSA; this is translated from the coding sequence GTGCAGCGCATCCGACTGCGCTACACCAAGCGCGGCCGCCTGAGGTTCACCAGCCACCGAGACTTCCAGCGCGCCTTCGAGCGTGCGCTGCGCCGCGCCGAGGTGCCCATGGCCTACTCGGCGGGGTTCACCCCGCACCCGAAGGTGTCGTACGCCAATGCCGCACCCACCGGCACGGGCAGTGAGGCGGAGTTTCTGGAGATCGCGCTCACCGCACCGCGCGACCCCGAGACCCTGCGCGCCCTCCTCGACGAGTCGCTGCCCCCCGGGCTCGACGTCGTCGACGCGGTCGAGGCCCGCACCTCGGGCCTCGCCGACCGGCTCACCGCCTCCGTCTGGGAGCTCCGGCTGGACGGCGTCGACCCCATCGACGCCGCGCGCGCGGTCGAGGCCTTCACCAAGGCCGAGACCGTCGAGGTGCAGCGGATGACCAAGAACGGCGTCCGCACGTTCGACGCCCGCCCCGCCGTGGTGGGCCTGGAGAGCCTGCCCGGTGCGGAAACGCACAGTTCGCGGGCTGATAGGCCGACGGACCAGCCCTGTGCGATACTGCGGCTGGTTGTTCGGCACGTGACGCCTGCCGTACGACCCGACGACGTCCTGTCCGGTCTCCGCGCCGTGGCCGACCTGGCGCCGCCGGTCCCCGCAGCGGTGACCAGGCTGGCGCAGGGGCTGCTCGATGAAGAGACCGGCACGGTGACCGACCCGCTCGCGCCCGACCGCGAGGCAGCCCCGGCCCCCATGGCCGCACCGGCTGCCGCCGCGACGGCGCCGACGCCGGAAGGTTCCGCGTAG